One genomic region from Bradyrhizobium icense encodes:
- a CDS encoding tyrosine-type recombinase/integrase: MTPHSFRHATAVHLISAGVDVTVIRSWLGHVSLDTTNHYARANLDTKRKALERVSPPETARHPPSWKRETSLLAWLDTL; this comes from the coding sequence GTGACGCCGCACAGCTTCCGACACGCCACCGCCGTACACCTCATCTCGGCAGGCGTCGACGTTACCGTCATCCGTAGTTGGCTTGGTCATGTGAGCCTCGACACCACCAATCACTACGCCAGGGCCAATCTCGATACGAAACGCAAGGCACTGGAACGGGTCAGCCCTCCGGAAACGGCACGACATCCCCCGTCATGGAAGCGGGAGACGAGCCTGCTCGCCTGGCTCGACACGCTCTGA
- a CDS encoding tyrosine-type recombinase/integrase: MSKANAFPDLMRAFFYEWLVEQRNASIHTVRSYRDTWRLFLRFAAQRAEKKVAVITLADLTADGVAAFLGHAEHDRGGTIGTRNCRLAAIRSFFNFVATKDPASIAQCVEILHIPVKRAPVSEPCYLDPAEVAAILAQPNRSTLEGMRDHALLSFLYNSGARIQEALDLCPRAVRFDSPSCVRLTGKGRKERICPLWPETVLLLKKLLERQPRALDQRLFVNRYGKPLSASGVRFKACGLCEGGGRNHANVAD, from the coding sequence ATGAGCAAGGCGAATGCGTTCCCGGATCTGATGCGTGCGTTCTTCTACGAATGGCTCGTCGAACAACGCAACGCATCCATCCACACGGTCCGATCCTATCGTGACACCTGGCGGCTGTTCCTGCGGTTCGCCGCACAACGCGCGGAAAAGAAGGTGGCGGTGATCACGCTGGCCGATCTGACTGCCGACGGGGTGGCTGCCTTCCTCGGTCACGCCGAGCACGACCGCGGCGGTACGATCGGCACGCGCAACTGCAGGCTTGCCGCGATCCGCAGCTTCTTCAACTTCGTCGCAACCAAGGATCCCGCATCGATCGCTCAGTGCGTGGAAATCCTTCATATCCCAGTCAAGCGGGCGCCGGTGTCGGAACCCTGTTATCTGGACCCAGCTGAGGTAGCAGCGATCCTCGCCCAGCCAAACCGCTCCACACTCGAAGGCATGCGCGATCACGCACTGCTCTCGTTCCTCTACAACAGTGGGGCACGGATACAGGAGGCTCTCGATCTGTGTCCCAGGGCGGTCCGGTTCGATAGCCCAAGTTGCGTTCGTCTGACCGGCAAGGGCCGCAAGGAACGCATCTGCCCACTCTGGCCAGAAACTGTGCTGTTACTGAAAAAGCTGCTGGAGCGACAGCCGCGTGCATTGGACCAGCGGCTGTTCGTCAACCGCTATGGCAAGCCGCTCAGCGCATCCGGCGTTCGGTTCAAGGCTTGCGGCCTATGTGAAGGCGGCGGCCGAAACCACGCCAACGTTGCGGATTAA
- a CDS encoding tyrosine-type recombinase/integrase has protein sequence MRFDRFLQLNPALQDESIEVMLEHWRKAKPTLNHAAECERLKRILARVLRHKNPSLPPRRPDPRPQTELAKQWRKPYIYTPTDIRQMLDIARSYPSQRAPLRAPSIHAMLLLAYCAGLRRGELARLDLGDVDFRGGTITIRQTKFYKTRILPLPVSVIAELRAYLDARRQAGAPQDPHSALFWHEGRNARYTKQVIALLLVDVIRRAGLKPPEGRTGPRLHDLRHSMVVHRILEWYRSGINLQDRLPFLATYLGHKDIHSTLTYITVTQDLLHHANERFRALGVPCLDLRQEVRP, from the coding sequence TTGCGGTTCGACCGCTTCCTGCAGTTGAACCCTGCGCTGCAGGATGAATCGATTGAGGTGATGCTGGAGCATTGGAGAAAGGCAAAGCCGACCCTCAATCACGCTGCGGAATGTGAGAGACTGAAGCGGATCCTTGCGAGGGTCTTGCGTCACAAGAATCCGTCACTCCCGCCGCGCCGCCCGGACCCGCGACCGCAGACGGAATTAGCGAAGCAGTGGCGCAAGCCTTATATCTATACACCGACCGACATACGGCAGATGCTCGATATTGCCCGTTCCTATCCTTCGCAACGGGCCCCGCTGCGTGCGCCGAGCATTCATGCCATGCTTCTGCTGGCCTATTGCGCGGGTCTTCGGCGTGGCGAACTTGCGCGTCTCGATCTCGGCGACGTCGACTTCCGCGGCGGTACGATCACAATCCGGCAGACCAAGTTCTATAAGACGAGGATCCTGCCGTTGCCCGTCAGCGTGATCGCCGAGCTTCGGGCTTATCTCGATGCGCGGCGGCAGGCCGGTGCACCGCAGGACCCGCACTCCGCCCTGTTCTGGCATGAGGGGCGCAACGCCCGCTACACAAAGCAGGTCATTGCCTTGTTGCTCGTCGACGTGATCCGTCGAGCAGGGCTAAAGCCGCCAGAAGGGCGAACGGGTCCCCGTCTTCATGACCTGCGGCACTCGATGGTCGTGCACCGTATCCTCGAATGGTACCGCTCGGGCATCAATCTGCAAGATCGGCTGCCGTTCCTCGCGACATATCTTGGCCATAAGGATATCCATTCCACCCTTACCTACATCACCGTTACACAGGACCTGCTTCATCACGCCAACGAGCGGTTCCGGGCGCTGGGCGTCCCATGCCTCGATCTGAGGCAGGAGGTGCGGCCATGA
- a CDS encoding site-specific integrase: protein MIWEARHFLTWQFERNGDNSLTSLGVDDIDRYMDMRAPKLTRKSLSAVANRLRSLLRHLHRIGRTAIDLSPHVIGPLIYAYEGVPSILERDEVAAVLKAVRKDRTPRGLRDHAILQLLATYGLRSSELCNLRLEDINWRAESIRIRHTKTKACSFLPLMEPVGEAVLAYLRAGRPANDAREIFIRARAPYRKLRMLDSVVRSRLRHAGVKPRGKSGAHVFRHARAVEMLRASVPQKVIGDLLGHRSAESTVPYLKLATEDLRAIALDVPEAEVLS, encoded by the coding sequence TTGATCTGGGAGGCCCGGCACTTCCTGACCTGGCAGTTCGAGCGGAACGGTGACAATAGCCTGACGAGCCTGGGGGTGGACGACATCGATCGCTATATGGATATGCGCGCACCGAAGTTGACGCGCAAATCGTTGAGCGCCGTCGCAAACCGCTTGCGTTCTTTGTTGCGGCATCTACACCGGATCGGCCGCACCGCGATCGACCTGTCGCCGCATGTCATCGGTCCGCTGATCTACGCCTATGAGGGGGTACCCTCGATCCTGGAGCGAGACGAGGTTGCCGCCGTCCTGAAGGCTGTGAGAAAGGACAGGACACCGAGGGGGTTGAGGGACCATGCGATCCTGCAACTGCTCGCGACCTATGGCCTGAGGTCGAGCGAACTCTGCAACCTGCGGCTTGAGGACATCAACTGGCGGGCGGAATCAATCCGCATCCGGCACACCAAGACCAAGGCCTGTTCCTTCCTACCCCTGATGGAGCCGGTTGGCGAAGCGGTGCTTGCTTATTTACGTGCGGGGCGGCCGGCGAACGACGCTCGGGAAATCTTCATCCGCGCGCGTGCGCCCTATCGCAAGCTCAGGATGTTGGACAGCGTGGTACGAAGCCGGCTGCGCCACGCCGGTGTCAAGCCACGGGGCAAGAGCGGCGCCCATGTCTTCCGACATGCACGCGCGGTCGAGATGCTGCGCGCATCGGTTCCACAGAAGGTCATCGGCGATTTGCTCGGGCACCGGTCCGCGGAGTCGACGGTGCCCTATCTCAAGCTTGCCACCGAGGACCTCAGGGCCATCGCGCTCGACGTGCCGGAAGCGGAGGTGCTGTCATGA
- a CDS encoding IS66 family transposase — protein MDLRATCRRVFLSYKKSLVHFVSLVASLRRSESGASNASPDGGEYALNRVGATPCLTIRDSEKRCCLPSGASERLRQIFKKLRPPGIQLDRSTLADWAGQAAFRLRPLHERLLGKLRQRLNFSPTRRRSRVLDPGRGRTKTGQLWAYAADDRPTGRRRSARRRLCLCPRSQSRPTNRPSTGLQGLMER, from the coding sequence ATGGACTTGCGGGCCACGTGTCGACGAGTTTTTCTTTCCTACAAAAAATCGCTTGTCCATTTCGTTTCTTTGGTGGCTTCGCTGCGCCGAAGTGAATCAGGAGCATCGAACGCGTCGCCAGATGGCGGCGAATATGCTCTGAATCGGGTGGGAGCGACGCCCTGCCTGACGATCCGAGACTCTGAAAAGCGATGCTGCTTGCCGAGCGGTGCGAGCGAACGGCTGCGTCAGATCTTCAAGAAATTACGGCCGCCAGGCATTCAGCTCGATCGTTCGACGCTGGCAGACTGGGCGGGGCAGGCAGCCTTCCGCCTACGTCCGTTGCATGAGCGCCTCCTTGGCAAGCTCAGGCAACGGCTAAATTTTTCGCCGACGAGACGACGATCCCGGGTGCTCGATCCCGGCCGAGGGCGCACCAAGACCGGTCAGCTCTGGGCTTATGCGGCGGACGACCGGCCCACGGGGCGGCGCCGATCCGCCCGGCGTCGTCTGTGTCTATGCCCCCGATCGCAAAGCCGACCGACCAATCGCCCATCTACCGGGCTTCAAGGGCTAATGGAGAGGTGA
- a CDS encoding YopT-type cysteine protease domain-containing protein → MPQANVDGICVGLTAEWLGNLSNSPSTRMNALLPGSESHASAAGRQRQYEGLKRLLRREGAGASQADLQAQNTMLQEAGLAPSGREKKYSFGEPSSFSRMLDKITEDGSNYLLSLYFAGGDAHTIATTASNGMTTLFDPNYGEFTVQSDQMAGLFQSLANRYRNPNGQHLSTVTTQKMY, encoded by the coding sequence TTGCCTCAGGCGAATGTAGACGGCATCTGCGTTGGGTTAACTGCGGAGTGGCTCGGCAATCTCAGCAACAGCCCGTCAACCCGAATGAATGCGCTACTGCCCGGATCGGAAAGTCACGCCTCAGCGGCTGGGCGGCAGCGGCAGTATGAGGGTCTCAAGCGTCTGTTGCGAAGGGAGGGAGCAGGAGCTTCTCAGGCCGACCTTCAGGCACAAAACACTATGCTGCAGGAAGCAGGCTTGGCACCGTCCGGAAGAGAGAAGAAATACAGTTTCGGCGAGCCTTCGAGCTTCTCGCGCATGCTGGACAAAATCACCGAAGACGGGTCGAACTATTTGCTCAGCTTGTACTTCGCCGGAGGTGACGCACACACAATTGCGACGACGGCGTCGAATGGAATGACCACGCTCTTCGATCCTAACTATGGAGAATTTACTGTTCAATCAGACCAGATGGCTGGATTGTTCCAAAGCCTCGCCAATCGTTACAGGAACCCCAACGGACAGCATTTGTCGACGGTCACCACACAAAAAATGTACTGA
- a CDS encoding Flp family type IVb pilin: MVVLMEGVHYETLVIRFLRDQSGATAIEYGLMMADISHAIAASRERGRALSSVRSSIQSADAPIFATRSPAHDNDNRPYRLSQLHRPSSQPAPPLTRRPRFPPSATGKCAGRGE; encoded by the coding sequence ATGGTCGTCTTGATGGAAGGAGTGCACTATGAAACGCTAGTTATTCGCTTTTTACGCGATCAGTCTGGAGCTACCGCCATAGAATACGGGTTGATGATGGCGGATATCTCGCATGCTATCGCTGCAAGCCGTGAACGGGGTAGGGCACTAAGCTCAGTACGAAGTTCGATTCAATCCGCCGACGCGCCGATCTTCGCCACGAGGTCGCCCGCGCACGACAATGATAATCGCCCGTACCGGCTATCCCAATTGCATCGCCCAAGCTCGCAGCCAGCGCCGCCTCTCACCCGACGCCCGCGGTTTCCGCCTTCCGCAACCGGCAAGTGTGCTGGACGCGGGGAATAA
- a CDS encoding Lrp/AsnC family transcriptional regulator, with amino-acid sequence MQYDRIDARILEIVQKNNRLTSEVIGGLAGLSATACQRRLKRLRSEGIIEADVSIVSPKAVGRPIQMLVLVTLERERSDIIDRFKKAIRSSVEVVNGFYVTGDADFVLYVTAPTMEDYEEFTRRFFYVNPDIKSFKTMVVLDRVKAGFAVPVETPAG; translated from the coding sequence ATGCAATACGATCGGATAGACGCCCGCATCCTCGAGATCGTGCAAAAGAACAACCGCTTAACTTCCGAGGTGATCGGCGGACTGGCAGGGCTTTCTGCTACCGCGTGTCAACGACGACTGAAGAGGCTTCGTTCGGAAGGCATCATCGAGGCCGATGTCTCAATCGTTTCGCCGAAAGCGGTGGGCAGACCTATTCAAATGCTTGTGCTGGTGACCCTGGAGCGAGAGCGTTCAGATATAATCGATAGATTCAAGAAGGCCATCAGATCGTCAGTTGAAGTCGTCAACGGCTTCTACGTCACCGGCGACGCGGACTTTGTCCTATACGTTACCGCGCCCACCATGGAAGATTATGAGGAGTTCACTCGGCGATTCTTCTATGTGAACCCGGACATCAAGAGCTTCAAGACGATGGTCGTATTGGATCGCGTAAAAGCGGGCTTTGCTGTTCCAGTTGAGACACCAGCCGGGTGA
- the istA gene encoding IS21 family transposase → MRQVREIVRLSLEAGLSTRAVGERVGVGPTTVRDTLKRFAGAGLTWPVPEAISDAELEQLLYGVPGVKPGRRKVAEPDWSVIARELKRKHVTLQVLWDEYIADHPDGYRYSRFCELFRNWEGRLPLVMRQHHGGGEKLFVDYAGDTVAVVDRKTGEVRDAHIFVAVMGASSLSFALATWTEQLDDWIEGHNAAFSFFGGATQLLVPDNAKVAVIKACLYEPMVNRSYSDMAQHYGTAILPARPRRPRDKAKVEACVGIIERWLLGRLRNRTFYSLAELNGAIDEWLAKLNDGRVLRQYGRTRRQLFEEIDAPNLKPLPGEPWVHAEWRRCRVGLDYHVEIERHYYSVPYRFARREVEARVCARTVEIFLGGERIAAHMRGSGNGRHTTISAHMPSSHRRYGEWTPAKIRSEASRIGPMLRLLVDRIIEDRPHPEQGYRSCLGIIRLEKRFGAERLEAAALRAIEIQARNYPSVKSILEKGLDRVPTPASPECEPIIHTNIRGSGYYH, encoded by the coding sequence ATGCGCCAGGTGCGCGAGATTGTGAGGTTGAGCCTTGAGGCTGGGCTCTCGACGCGCGCGGTTGGCGAGCGTGTCGGCGTCGGGCCGACGACGGTACGCGACACGCTGAAGCGGTTTGCGGGCGCGGGTCTGACCTGGCCAGTCCCGGAAGCGATAAGCGACGCCGAGCTGGAGCAACTGCTGTACGGGGTGCCTGGCGTGAAGCCTGGTCGCCGCAAGGTGGCCGAGCCTGACTGGTCCGTTATTGCCCGCGAGCTCAAGCGCAAGCATGTGACCTTGCAGGTGCTGTGGGACGAGTACATTGCGGACCATCCGGACGGGTACCGGTACAGCCGTTTCTGTGAGTTGTTCCGCAACTGGGAGGGCCGGCTGCCGCTGGTGATGCGCCAGCATCACGGCGGGGGCGAGAAATTGTTTGTCGACTATGCCGGCGACACGGTGGCGGTGGTTGACCGTAAGACTGGCGAGGTGCGTGACGCGCACATCTTCGTCGCGGTCATGGGCGCATCCAGCTTGTCGTTCGCGCTGGCGACGTGGACCGAGCAGCTCGACGACTGGATCGAGGGACATAACGCGGCCTTCAGCTTTTTTGGCGGCGCGACGCAACTGCTGGTGCCTGACAACGCCAAGGTCGCGGTGATCAAGGCCTGCCTCTATGAGCCTATGGTCAACCGCAGCTACAGCGATATGGCGCAGCATTACGGCACGGCGATTTTGCCGGCACGGCCGCGTCGCCCGAGAGATAAGGCGAAGGTTGAGGCCTGCGTCGGAATCATCGAGCGCTGGCTGCTGGGGCGGCTGCGCAACCGAACTTTTTACAGCCTGGCCGAACTCAACGGTGCGATCGACGAGTGGCTGGCCAAGCTCAATGACGGACGGGTGCTGCGCCAGTATGGCCGCACACGGCGCCAGCTGTTCGAGGAAATTGACGCGCCGAATCTTAAACCGCTTCCCGGCGAACCGTGGGTCCATGCCGAATGGCGCCGATGCCGGGTCGGGCTCGACTATCACGTCGAGATCGAACGACACTACTACTCGGTACCCTATCGCTTCGCCCGTCGCGAGGTAGAAGCGCGGGTCTGTGCGCGAACGGTTGAAATCTTCCTGGGGGGCGAGCGTATCGCCGCGCACATGCGCGGCAGTGGCAACGGGCGGCACACGACGATCAGCGCCCACATGCCTTCCAGCCACCGGCGCTATGGCGAGTGGACGCCGGCAAAGATCCGCAGCGAGGCAAGCCGGATCGGCCCGATGTTGCGCCTGCTGGTCGACCGGATCATCGAGGATCGGCCGCATCCCGAACAGGGCTATCGTTCGTGCCTGGGTATCATCCGGCTCGAGAAGCGCTTTGGCGCCGAGCGCCTCGAGGCGGCCGCGCTGCGCGCGATTGAGATCCAGGCTCGCAACTACCCGAGCGTCAAATCGATCCTCGAGAAGGGCCTCGATCGCGTCCCAACGCCTGCGTCCCCCGAGTGCGAGCCGATCATACACACCAACATCAGAGGCTCGGGTTATTACCACTAA
- the istB gene encoding IS21-like element helper ATPase IstB, which yields MLTHPTLHLLTRLGLTGMAEAFTSLTDNEEVQGLAHAEWLALLLDHEATWRNNRRLALRLRKAKLRHHAVPEDIDYRAPRGLDRRLFDMLLKGDWIKNHENCAIVGPTGVGKSWLGCALGHKACRDNHSVLYTRLPRLFEELDLARGDGRLASRMKSIAAVELLILDDWGLQAIDANARHYLLEILEDRYGRRSTLVTSELPIAKWHELINDPTYADAILDRLLHNAHRLELNGDSMRRPPVLPRP from the coding sequence ATGCTGACACACCCCACACTCCACTTGCTTACCCGGCTCGGCCTTACCGGCATGGCCGAGGCCTTCACGAGCCTCACCGACAACGAGGAGGTCCAGGGGCTCGCTCACGCCGAATGGCTGGCGTTGCTGCTGGACCATGAGGCAACTTGGCGTAACAATCGGCGCCTGGCGCTTCGTCTTCGCAAGGCAAAGCTGCGTCATCATGCCGTGCCCGAGGATATCGACTACCGCGCTCCCCGGGGGCTCGACCGCCGCTTGTTCGACATGCTGCTCAAGGGAGACTGGATCAAGAACCATGAGAATTGCGCCATTGTCGGGCCAACCGGCGTCGGGAAAAGCTGGCTTGGCTGTGCGCTTGGTCACAAGGCTTGCCGGGACAACCACTCTGTACTTTACACCCGGCTGCCGCGGTTGTTCGAAGAACTGGACCTTGCCCGAGGCGATGGCCGACTCGCTTCGCGGATGAAGAGCATCGCCGCCGTCGAGCTCCTAATTTTGGACGATTGGGGCCTCCAGGCCATCGACGCCAATGCCCGTCATTATCTGCTCGAAATCCTTGAAGACCGCTACGGCCGTCGATCAACACTCGTCACCAGCGAGCTTCCAATTGCCAAATGGCATGAGCTCATAAATGACCCAACTTACGCTGACGCCATACTTGATCGCCTGCTTCACAACGCTCACAGGCTCGAACTGAACGGTGACTCCATGCGTCGCCCGCCGGTTCTTCCTCGGCCTTGA
- a CDS encoding alpha/beta fold hydrolase yields MWGYRPRKSIAAGLALSTILAASLLLMALAGDKPAVVVMLVMVGVALSFGLISPHALNEAVRQIPEIVGSISAARAFVQMIGAASGQLTSGGNTVISYERLNPVLLSRDGVRLAHVEAGPAAAQVPPLLFVNGWTGDHGIFTPQIAHFAQSRRVVAVNLRGHGSSDAPQQDYTIAGFADDIAWQCDQLGLRNPVVIGHSMGGRIALELCGRYPDLASGMVMIDTIVMPPPILRESPEVRALLEGIGGPDYLAIVKANAWELGCNFEDPARRKMIYETYVLPPCERTPQHVAHSMMRNAILNYDPVPAAEACRIPMAYISADVPLVNMARDLDRLQEICPQLVIAKTMLAGHYNTIEVADQVNAMLDRFLTVGLHRCRH; encoded by the coding sequence GTGTGGGGCTATCGCCCGCGCAAGTCAATTGCGGCGGGGCTCGCACTCTCAACCATCCTGGCCGCATCTCTGCTTCTTATGGCGCTCGCGGGCGACAAACCGGCTGTTGTCGTGATGTTGGTAATGGTCGGTGTCGCATTGTCGTTCGGCTTGATCTCTCCGCACGCCCTGAACGAGGCAGTGCGGCAGATACCGGAAATCGTGGGGTCCATCAGTGCCGCAAGAGCTTTCGTGCAAATGATCGGCGCCGCTTCGGGCCAGCTCACCTCAGGAGGAAATACCGTGATCTCTTATGAAAGGTTGAATCCCGTTCTGTTGAGCCGCGACGGTGTACGTTTGGCACATGTTGAGGCCGGACCCGCAGCCGCGCAAGTCCCTCCGCTGCTCTTTGTCAATGGCTGGACAGGTGACCACGGCATCTTCACGCCCCAGATCGCCCACTTCGCTCAAAGCCGTCGCGTCGTGGCCGTCAATCTTCGCGGTCACGGTTCCAGCGATGCACCCCAGCAAGACTACACCATCGCAGGATTTGCGGACGACATCGCCTGGCAATGCGATCAATTGGGACTGCGCAACCCGGTTGTGATCGGTCACAGCATGGGAGGCCGGATCGCGCTCGAACTGTGCGGCCGCTATCCGGATCTGGCCTCAGGCATGGTGATGATCGATACCATTGTCATGCCGCCCCCGATCTTGCGCGAATCTCCCGAAGTTCGAGCGCTGCTGGAAGGCATCGGCGGGCCCGATTATCTGGCGATCGTAAAGGCGAACGCGTGGGAGCTCGGCTGCAATTTCGAAGATCCTGCCCGGCGAAAGATGATCTACGAAACGTATGTACTTCCGCCTTGCGAGAGAACGCCACAGCATGTGGCCCATTCGATGATGCGGAACGCGATCCTGAACTATGATCCGGTCCCGGCTGCAGAGGCCTGCCGGATTCCCATGGCTTATATTTCAGCCGATGTACCGCTGGTGAATATGGCGCGCGACCTCGACCGGCTCCAGGAGATCTGTCCACAGCTGGTCATAGCGAAGACGATGCTCGCCGGACATTACAACACAATCGAGGTTGCAGATCAGGTCAATGCCATGCTCGATCGCTTCCTAACCGTCGGCCTTCACCGGTGCAGACACTGA
- a CDS encoding glycosyltransferase, with product MRAEVDAADFEFVSWRRAPIGEAADPADLSNLRDRMRRVIFEPCSAYAADIRDEIGRLPTDAVLSLDFLFGAALGAEASGVPFAFLSPHVSLRILPGMPPATSGLGQPKTPEERAEVAAACAALDGAMNASLPILNRARVDFGLPVLPDVMDLFDRADRVLLATSRVFDFEATSLPDNFRYIGPLLDVPNWSKSWQAPWPAQSDRPRALIACSTGAQNQRDLFQRVIDGVGMVEIDAVFTIGPNLDVADFRAPQNVHLVRGVPHDSVMKDVSLVISQGGHGTVTRSLINALPQLILPIARDQLANAARVEARGVGLRLGPTVSEQEIAAAINRLITEPQFKVAARKLGEAIKADIDTSGLVNEMELLAAVGRQRRRHS from the coding sequence ATGCGTGCAGAAGTCGACGCCGCCGATTTCGAGTTCGTGTCATGGCGACGCGCCCCAATCGGTGAGGCTGCGGATCCGGCAGATCTCTCCAACCTCCGAGATCGTATGCGCAGGGTCATCTTTGAGCCTTGCTCTGCTTACGCGGCCGATATTCGGGACGAAATTGGCCGCCTACCAACGGATGCCGTTCTTAGCCTCGATTTTCTGTTCGGAGCGGCGCTTGGGGCGGAAGCGTCCGGCGTGCCTTTCGCGTTTCTTTCGCCTCACGTCAGCCTTCGCATCCTGCCAGGAATGCCGCCAGCTACCTCCGGATTGGGCCAGCCGAAAACGCCAGAGGAGCGCGCCGAGGTGGCGGCAGCCTGTGCCGCTCTCGATGGCGCGATGAATGCGTCTCTTCCTATCCTAAATCGGGCCCGCGTTGATTTCGGACTTCCCGTTCTTCCGGACGTTATGGATCTGTTCGACCGGGCTGACCGAGTTCTGCTCGCGACCAGTCGGGTCTTCGACTTTGAAGCCACCTCTCTTCCGGACAACTTCCGCTATATCGGACCGTTGCTCGATGTGCCGAATTGGTCCAAGTCGTGGCAGGCTCCATGGCCAGCGCAGTCTGATCGTCCCCGCGCGCTAATCGCCTGTAGCACAGGTGCGCAGAACCAGCGCGATCTGTTCCAGCGCGTCATCGACGGGGTCGGAATGGTTGAAATCGATGCTGTGTTCACAATAGGTCCGAATCTGGATGTGGCCGACTTTCGCGCTCCGCAGAACGTGCATTTGGTGCGCGGTGTTCCCCATGACTCCGTCATGAAGGACGTTTCTCTGGTCATATCACAAGGCGGCCACGGCACCGTCACCCGTTCACTGATCAACGCTTTGCCGCAACTCATTCTGCCAATCGCACGAGACCAGTTGGCCAATGCTGCGCGAGTCGAGGCGAGGGGTGTGGGACTTCGATTGGGACCGACGGTTTCCGAACAGGAGATAGCGGCAGCGATAAACCGGCTCATCACGGAACCGCAATTTAAAGTCGCAGCCCGGAAGCTTGGCGAGGCTATTAAGGCCGATATCGATACATCTGGCCTTGTCAACGAGATGGAGCTTCTCGCCGCTGTCGGACGTCAGCGACGTCGCCACTCATAA
- a CDS encoding antitoxin MazE family protein, with protein sequence MRPIEIWVPDVRSPSFRKQAHRQSLAVAASSHAREDQTFIDDVSDLDE encoded by the coding sequence TTGCGGCCCATCGAGATTTGGGTACCCGATGTGCGGTCTCCATCCTTCCGCAAGCAGGCTCATCGTCAGTCACTCGCTGTTGCGGCCAGCAGCCATGCGCGCGAGGATCAGACTTTCATCGACGACGTGTCCGACCTAGACGAATGA
- a CDS encoding FkbM family methyltransferase yields the protein MEPTSSLTVHRQIVSLLQKPDPVILDIGCNDGTDTRKFLELCPQAQLYCFEPDPRAAARFKKNMDLYLNKVKLFEIAISDRNGRIDFHPSNGNGDAKEWDLSGSIRRPKNHLVEYDWVRFDNPISVETRRLDDWCSEANLKHIDFIWMDVQGAESDVIAGGRHTLTNTRFIYTEYSDQELYEGQQSLQAILDLLPSFEVVTQYPHGVEGDVLLRNTSL from the coding sequence ATGGAACCAACATCTTCCTTAACAGTACATCGGCAGATTGTTTCTCTTCTTCAAAAGCCGGATCCCGTTATCTTGGATATCGGCTGCAACGACGGAACCGATACGCGAAAGTTTCTCGAGCTCTGCCCGCAGGCTCAGCTCTACTGCTTTGAGCCAGATCCCCGAGCGGCTGCTCGCTTCAAGAAAAATATGGATCTGTACCTCAACAAGGTGAAGCTATTTGAGATCGCGATCAGTGATCGAAATGGCAGGATCGACTTCCATCCAAGCAATGGAAATGGAGATGCAAAGGAATGGGATCTCTCCGGCTCAATACGCCGACCCAAGAATCATCTCGTGGAATATGACTGGGTTCGGTTTGATAATCCCATCTCAGTTGAAACTCGACGGTTGGATGACTGGTGCAGCGAGGCGAACTTAAAACACATCGATTTCATCTGGATGGACGTGCAGGGAGCCGAGTCCGATGTGATCGCTGGCGGCAGGCATACCTTGACCAACACGCGCTTCATCTACACGGAATACAGCGACCAGGAGCTCTATGAAGGGCAGCAGTCCCTGCAAGCCATTCTTGACTTGTTACCTTCGTTCGAGGTCGTGACCCAGTATCCCCACGGAGTCGAGGGTGATGTCTTGCTTAGGAACACGAGCCTGTAG